One window of Aspergillus oryzae RIB40 DNA, chromosome 3 genomic DNA carries:
- a CDS encoding kinetochore Spc24 family protein (predicted protein): protein MLLDENPGTLIHHTIGNFNIQPDKQAVTRINDSLSTLQQSRELRMREAESSLRKLSRHLHSLNAQHEEAVAAHDSSKHAADMVELDTKKFRIAKAATELEIESERLESELEMLKERLADLEAQGLEGDEATRRERELDDATILRLKIYRSLGVDIEADDAGNFNKAVIRNSRKGDVHVVNIDPKFSRFFYSNYFWSTMQG, encoded by the exons ATGTTGCTCGACGAGAACCCAGGCACG ctcatccaccacaCCATTGGaaacttcaatatccaacCAGACAAACAAGCCGTCACCCGCATCAATGACTCCTTATCGACCCTTCAGCAGTCGCGCGAGCTGCGTATGCGCGAGGCCGAGTCCTCTCTGCGAAAGCTCTCCCGGCACCTCCATTCCTTGAACGCCCAGCATGAAGAAGCGGTAGCTGCACATGACTCGAGTAAACATGCGGCGGATATGGTTGAACTGGACACGAAGAAATTTCGCATCGCAAAAGCAGCCACGGAACTTGAAATTGAGAGCGAAAGACTGGAGAGTGAGCTGGAGATGTTGAAGGAACGATTGGCGGATTTGGAGGCTCAGGGGCTGGAAGGCGATGAAGCCACGAGACGGGAGAGGGAGCTGGACGATGCGACAAT CCTTCGTCTTAAAATTTATCGCTCCCTTGGCGTTGATATTGAGGCCGATGATGCGGGCAATTTCAACAAAGCCGTCATCCGTAATAGTCGCAAAGGGGACGTGCACGTCGTTAACATTGACCCCAAGTTCTCGCGATTCTTCTACTCCAACTACTTCTGGTCGACCATGCAAGGTTAG
- a CDS encoding mitochondrial fission 1 protein (membrane protein involved in organellar division) gives MGSNLPYAADAESPLKPAELQVLRAQYEKEGDYVGIQTKFNFAWGLIKSNARPDQQEGVRLLSEIFRAAPERRRECLYYLALGNYKLGNYGEARRYNDLLLEKEPANLQAASLGTLIDERVSKEGLMGFAIVGGLALAAGLVGGMVFRGAKRR, from the exons ATGGGTTCCAACCTGCCCT ATGCCGCCGATGCTGAAAG CCCTCTAAAGCCAGCGGAGCTCCAGGTCTTGCGGGCGCAGTACGAAAAGGAAGGTGACTATGTCGGTATTCAAACCAAGTTCAACTTTGCCTGG GGTCTGATCAAATCCAACGCCCGACCGGACCAACAGGAAGGAGTCCGTTTGCTATCAGAGATCTTCCGTGCTGCTCCGGAACGTCGACGGGAATGCCTCTACTATCTAGCCCTCGGTAACTACAAGCTCGGAAACTACGGCGAAGCCCGACGATACAACGATCTACTTCTCGAAAAGGAGCCCGCCAACCTTCAGGCCGCCAGCCTCGGTACCCTGATTGATGAAAGAGTGTCCAAGGAAGGATTGATGGGGTTTGCGATCGTGGGCGGACTTGCTCTCGCCGCGGGTTTGGTGGGTGGCATGGTGTTCCGGGGCGCTAAGAGGCGGTAA
- a CDS encoding putative RING finger domain protein (predicted protein) — MADVGDRMFCHACGGVWLRRDHGLECPHCHSEFTEIIEIPPDTEEEVPDPPTSVPEDRSAPPRNPWADHNPWDHDNMNTDTPDWGSGNGFRHHTYRSPDGRFTFSSTTYTRRGSSGQQMPVDPLMPMVRGLDTIFHGLADTYRQTEYRQPNERDSSPGLWRTDRQNQGFGPNGSRIYSTSFDIDMNTRSNGGVGSEFHTTGGLHPRDADGPQPMGTPLRTLGEYVLSLGCGEIEKVTDLYSILELFRADFGNNGPPGGGPGVRVMTGPNPIAILSTLLNLDRHGDAVYSQEELDRVISQLIDQNARGTAPPPAAPNEIQSLPKKKVDQEMLGSEGKAECSICMDPVELGTEVTVLPCKHWFHYNCIEMWLSQHNTCPHCRRGINIPAGPEGSSDNPVVINSSPETSPRRPSGAAPEHSGQSPPRWNGPGPETGGQEQDQGQSSRNDNQGGGFAGWVRSHFGGGNQ; from the exons ATGGCCGATGTGGGGGATCGCATGTTTTGTCATGCCTGTGGCGGGGTATGGCTACGCAGAGATCATGGGCTGGAATGCCCACACTGTCACTCTGAATTCACAGAAATT ATCGAAATTCCGCCAGatacggaagaggaagtcccCGACCCTCCAACATCAGTGCCCGAGGACCGGTCAGCTCCTCCCAGAAACCCATGGGCAGACCACAACCCTTGGGATCATGATAATATGAACACAGATACCCCTGACTGGGGCTCGGGCAATGGATTCCGTCACCACACGTACAGATCGCCGGATGGCCGGTTTACTTTTTCCAGCACTACATACACACGACGTGGTTCGTCTGGTCAGCAAATGCCGGTGGATCCTCTTATGCCTATGGTCCGCGGGTTGGACACTATCTTTCATGGATTGGCCGACACCTACCGGCAAACGGAGTACCGGCAACCGAATGAGCGAGATTCATCACCGGGATTGTGGAGGACTGACAGACAGAACCAAGGGTTCGGCCCGAATGGTTCGAGGATATACAGCACGTCgtttgatattgacatgaACACGCGGAGCAATGGGGGCGTGGGGTCCGAGTTTCATACGACAGGGGGGCTACATCCTCGTGATGCAGATGGTCCACAGCCTATGGGTACTCCTCTACGAACTCTGGGCGAGTATGTTCTCTCCCTTGGATGCGGCGAGATAGAAAAGGTGACTGACTTGTATAGTATTCTTGAACTATTCCGAGCCGATTTTGGAAACAATGGTCCACCAGGAGGTGGCCCCGGAGTCCGTGTCATGACCGGGCCGAATCCCATTGCGATTTTATCGACTTTACTCAACCTTGACCGGCATGGCGATGCAGTCTACTCGCAAGAAGAGCTAGACCGGGTAATATCACAGCTGATCGATCAAAACGCACGGGGGACGGCGCCGCCACCCGCTGCTCCCAATGAGATCCAGTCtctgccgaagaagaaggttgatCAGGAGATGTTGGGTAGCGAAGGCAAGGCGGAATGTTCGATATGCATGGACCCGGTGGAATTAGGCACGGAGGTCACGGTACTACCCTGCAAGCACTGGTTTCACTACAACTGCATCGAGATGTGGCTGAGCCAACACAATACGTGTCCTCACTGCCGGCGAGGCATCAACATTCCGGCAGG ACCCGAAGGAAGCAGCGATAACCCGGTAGTCATTAACAGTAGTCCGGAGACGTCTCCCCGTCGGCCGAGTGGCGCTGCTCCCGAGCATAGCGGACAGTCGCCGCCACGGTGGAACGGGCCTGGTCCCGAGACGGGAGGACAAGAACAGGATCAAGGACAATCCAGTCGGAATGATAATCAAGGTGGAGGCTTCGCCGGCTGGGTTCGAAGCCATTTCGGAGGAGGCAACCAGTAG